One Brassica napus cultivar Da-Ae chromosome A5, Da-Ae, whole genome shotgun sequence DNA window includes the following coding sequences:
- the LOC106451774 gene encoding CRC domain-containing protein TSO1-like isoform X2 → MDNSQKKKIETPTPKSKFEDSPVFNYINNLSPIEAVRSIPTVQTFNSLSFTSPPPVFTSPHASFHRESRFFRCHNSVDRSKALESLDRSVSTQEVVVASGEVDLNKEATFEDQEDETCCDRVDSPGTGDIVTQVLLDPSGGAPRGEDDGSSSEDVSVGLRKILDAQKESGTPRLMADADELLVFRSPNDSEAFGCLVDKISSSERRFCAGVKLTKHRDITKDVPANDNEPLAVVPNQLVSNLHRGSMRRRCLDFEVLGKRKKDIPDDDQQTVGDNKAESSSKCVVPGIGLHLNAIAMASRGIKINTIHEDSASVEIQKSFLGSTTPVQSQDIMRETLDQAESEPGKGLAVEEETPKPLVFEELNQDSLQKKKRKVEEPGEGDSCKRCNCKKSKCLKLYCECFAAGVYCIEPCSCVDCFNRPIHEDTVLATRKQIESRNPLAFAPKVIRNSDSIMETSDDASKTPASARHKRGCNCKKSNCLKKYCECFQSGVGCSINCRCEGCKNAFGKKDAYLLAIMESKQEEDLSKIQQNSDLSKEVEQNHPSSDQPSTPLPPYRHMVVHQPFLSKNRLPPTQFFLGAGSSSFRKPDGDLAQARIEKKPLETVTQDKTEIMPEILSNTPITTVKAISPNSKRVSPPHIGSSESGSILGKRTNGRKLILRSIPAFPSLNPNQ, encoded by the exons ATGGACAACtcccagaagaagaagatcgaaaCCCCAACTCCAAAATCCAAATTCGAG GACTCTCCGGTGTTCAATTACATTAACAACCTCTCTCCCATTGAAGCCGTCAGATCAATCCCCACTGTTCAGACCTTTAACTCTCTCAGTTTCACTTCCCCTCCTCCTGTTTTCACCTCTCCTCACGCCTCTTTTCACAGAGAGTCCAGGTTCTTCAGATG TCATAACTCTGTTGACCGTTCAAAGGCTTTAGAGTCTCTAGATAGATCTGTTTCTACACAAGAAGTTGTCGTAGCGTCAGGTGAAGTAGATCTAAACAAAGAGGCTACTTTCGAAGACCAAGAAGATGAAACTTGTTGTGATCGTGTTGACTCTCCTGGCACTGGAGATATTGTCACCCAAGTGCTGTTGGACCCATCTGGTGGTGCTCCGCGAGGAGAAGACGATGGTTCTTCTTCTGAGGATGTCAGTGTGGGACTCCGGAAGATTCTTGATGCTCAGAAAGAGAGTGGCACTCCACGTTTGATGGCAGATGCAGATGAGCTTTTAGTATTTCGATCTCCTAATGACTCTGAGGCTTTTGGTTGTCTTGTGGATAAAATATCTAGCTCTGAGAGACGTTTCTGCGCTGGTGTCAAGCTAACTAAGCACCGTGATATCACCAAAGATGTTCCAGCCAATGATAATGAGCCTTTGGCTGTGGTTCCCAATCAG CTCGTCTCTAACTTGCACCGTGGTAGCATGAGAAGACGCTGTCTAGACTTTGAGGTGCTAGGGAAGCGGAAGAAGGATATACCTGATGATGATCAGCAAACTGTGGGTGACAATAAGGCGGAATCTTCCTCAAAATGCGTTGTACCTGGTATTGGTCTCCATCTAAACGCCATTGCTATGGCCTCAAGGGGCATTAAGATCAACACCATACATGAGGATTCAGCATCTGTAGAGATTCAAAAGAGTTTCTTAGGCTCTACCACTCCGGTTCAGTCCCAAGACATCATGCGAGAAACTTTGGACCAAGCAGAGAGTGAGCCTGGGAAAGGGTTAGCTGTAGAAGAAGAAACTCCCAAACCATTGGTGTTTGAAGAGTTGAATCAAGACAGCCTTCAGAAAAAGAA GCGTAAGGTTGAAGAACCTGGAGAGGGCGACTCATGTAAGCGATGCAACTGCAAAAAGTCAAAGTGTTTGAAGCT TTACTGTGAATGCTTTGCTGCTGGGGTCTATTGCATAGAGCCATGTTCATGTGTAGATTGCTTCAACAGACCTATCCATGAAGACACTGTCTTGGCTACCCGCAAACAGATTGAATCCAGAAATCCACTTGCATTTGCTCCCAAAGTCATCAGAAACTCTGATTCCATCATGGAGACTAGT GACGACGCAAGCAAAACTCCAGCCTCTGCACGACACAAACGAGGCTGCAACTGCAAGAAATCAAACTGTCTGAAGAAATACTGTGAATGTTTTCAG AGTGGAGTTGGATGTTCCATAAACTGTAGATGTGAAGGATGTAAGAATGCATTCGGCAAAAAAGATG CGTATTTACTTGCTATCATGGAGAGCAAACAAGAGGAAGATCTGTCCAAAATCCAACAAAACTCCGACCTGTCAAAAGAAGTCGAGCAGAATCACCCAAGTTCTGATCAACCTTCAACGCCGCTGCCACCGTACAG ACATATGGTGGTTCATCAGCCATTTTTGTCGAAGAACAGGCTGCCTCCTACACAGTTTTTTCTTGGCGCGGGTTCTTCCTCTTTTAGAAAGCCAGACGGTGATTTAGCGCAGGCAAGGATTGAGAAGAAGCCTCTTGAAACTGTGACCCAAGACAAAACAGAGATTATGCCTGAGATTCTCAGCAATACCCCTATAACTACCGTCAAAGCCATCTCTCCCAACAGCAAGAGAGTCTCTCCTCCTCACATTGGCTCCTCTGAATCAGGGTCAATCCTAGGGAAGAGAACTAATGGCCGGAAACTGATTTTACGGTCCATTCCAGCTTTTCCTTCTCTTAACCCAAATCAGTGA
- the LOC106451774 gene encoding CRC domain-containing protein TSO1-like isoform X1, with product MDNSQKKKIETPTPKSKFEPLVIMQDSPVFNYINNLSPIEAVRSIPTVQTFNSLSFTSPPPVFTSPHASFHRESRFFRCHNSVDRSKALESLDRSVSTQEVVVASGEVDLNKEATFEDQEDETCCDRVDSPGTGDIVTQVLLDPSGGAPRGEDDGSSSEDVSVGLRKILDAQKESGTPRLMADADELLVFRSPNDSEAFGCLVDKISSSERRFCAGVKLTKHRDITKDVPANDNEPLAVVPNQLVSNLHRGSMRRRCLDFEVLGKRKKDIPDDDQQTVGDNKAESSSKCVVPGIGLHLNAIAMASRGIKINTIHEDSASVEIQKSFLGSTTPVQSQDIMRETLDQAESEPGKGLAVEEETPKPLVFEELNQDSLQKKKRKVEEPGEGDSCKRCNCKKSKCLKLYCECFAAGVYCIEPCSCVDCFNRPIHEDTVLATRKQIESRNPLAFAPKVIRNSDSIMETSDDASKTPASARHKRGCNCKKSNCLKKYCECFQSGVGCSINCRCEGCKNAFGKKDAYLLAIMESKQEEDLSKIQQNSDLSKEVEQNHPSSDQPSTPLPPYRHMVVHQPFLSKNRLPPTQFFLGAGSSSFRKPDGDLAQARIEKKPLETVTQDKTEIMPEILSNTPITTVKAISPNSKRVSPPHIGSSESGSILGKRTNGRKLILRSIPAFPSLNPNQ from the exons ATGGACAACtcccagaagaagaagatcgaaaCCCCAACTCCAAAATCCAAATTCGAG CCTTTGGTAATCATGCAGGACTCTCCGGTGTTCAATTACATTAACAACCTCTCTCCCATTGAAGCCGTCAGATCAATCCCCACTGTTCAGACCTTTAACTCTCTCAGTTTCACTTCCCCTCCTCCTGTTTTCACCTCTCCTCACGCCTCTTTTCACAGAGAGTCCAGGTTCTTCAGATG TCATAACTCTGTTGACCGTTCAAAGGCTTTAGAGTCTCTAGATAGATCTGTTTCTACACAAGAAGTTGTCGTAGCGTCAGGTGAAGTAGATCTAAACAAAGAGGCTACTTTCGAAGACCAAGAAGATGAAACTTGTTGTGATCGTGTTGACTCTCCTGGCACTGGAGATATTGTCACCCAAGTGCTGTTGGACCCATCTGGTGGTGCTCCGCGAGGAGAAGACGATGGTTCTTCTTCTGAGGATGTCAGTGTGGGACTCCGGAAGATTCTTGATGCTCAGAAAGAGAGTGGCACTCCACGTTTGATGGCAGATGCAGATGAGCTTTTAGTATTTCGATCTCCTAATGACTCTGAGGCTTTTGGTTGTCTTGTGGATAAAATATCTAGCTCTGAGAGACGTTTCTGCGCTGGTGTCAAGCTAACTAAGCACCGTGATATCACCAAAGATGTTCCAGCCAATGATAATGAGCCTTTGGCTGTGGTTCCCAATCAG CTCGTCTCTAACTTGCACCGTGGTAGCATGAGAAGACGCTGTCTAGACTTTGAGGTGCTAGGGAAGCGGAAGAAGGATATACCTGATGATGATCAGCAAACTGTGGGTGACAATAAGGCGGAATCTTCCTCAAAATGCGTTGTACCTGGTATTGGTCTCCATCTAAACGCCATTGCTATGGCCTCAAGGGGCATTAAGATCAACACCATACATGAGGATTCAGCATCTGTAGAGATTCAAAAGAGTTTCTTAGGCTCTACCACTCCGGTTCAGTCCCAAGACATCATGCGAGAAACTTTGGACCAAGCAGAGAGTGAGCCTGGGAAAGGGTTAGCTGTAGAAGAAGAAACTCCCAAACCATTGGTGTTTGAAGAGTTGAATCAAGACAGCCTTCAGAAAAAGAA GCGTAAGGTTGAAGAACCTGGAGAGGGCGACTCATGTAAGCGATGCAACTGCAAAAAGTCAAAGTGTTTGAAGCT TTACTGTGAATGCTTTGCTGCTGGGGTCTATTGCATAGAGCCATGTTCATGTGTAGATTGCTTCAACAGACCTATCCATGAAGACACTGTCTTGGCTACCCGCAAACAGATTGAATCCAGAAATCCACTTGCATTTGCTCCCAAAGTCATCAGAAACTCTGATTCCATCATGGAGACTAGT GACGACGCAAGCAAAACTCCAGCCTCTGCACGACACAAACGAGGCTGCAACTGCAAGAAATCAAACTGTCTGAAGAAATACTGTGAATGTTTTCAG AGTGGAGTTGGATGTTCCATAAACTGTAGATGTGAAGGATGTAAGAATGCATTCGGCAAAAAAGATG CGTATTTACTTGCTATCATGGAGAGCAAACAAGAGGAAGATCTGTCCAAAATCCAACAAAACTCCGACCTGTCAAAAGAAGTCGAGCAGAATCACCCAAGTTCTGATCAACCTTCAACGCCGCTGCCACCGTACAG ACATATGGTGGTTCATCAGCCATTTTTGTCGAAGAACAGGCTGCCTCCTACACAGTTTTTTCTTGGCGCGGGTTCTTCCTCTTTTAGAAAGCCAGACGGTGATTTAGCGCAGGCAAGGATTGAGAAGAAGCCTCTTGAAACTGTGACCCAAGACAAAACAGAGATTATGCCTGAGATTCTCAGCAATACCCCTATAACTACCGTCAAAGCCATCTCTCCCAACAGCAAGAGAGTCTCTCCTCCTCACATTGGCTCCTCTGAATCAGGGTCAATCCTAGGGAAGAGAACTAATGGCCGGAAACTGATTTTACGGTCCATTCCAGCTTTTCCTTCTCTTAACCCAAATCAGTGA